A region of uncultured Carboxylicivirga sp. DNA encodes the following proteins:
- a CDS encoding L-serine ammonia-lyase, iron-sulfur-dependent, subunit alpha has product MDRNDDEYKAYVNILHEELMPAMGCTEPIAIAYAAAMARKVLDKLPDRVVIEASDNIIKNVKSVVVPNTGNQKGIKAAAIAGIIAGEADKVLEVISKVSESDKHLINEYLSSKDITVNASKSGKIFDIVVNVYCEDSSASVQISHFHTNIVRVVKNDEVIHHDNICDEVNMTVNTDRSKMTVEGILKFVESVNLDDVSEVLDRQINMNYAIAQEGIQNNWGANVGKVLLNSWGNDIKNRARAFAAAGSDARMSGCELPVMIVSGSGNQGMTASVPVIEYAKELQVSQDALYRALLVSNLVTIHQKTGIGRLSAYCGAVSAGIGAGAGIAWLQGGRYKEVAHTIVNGLAIVSGIVCDGAKPSCAGKIASAVEAGILGYEMYKNGQQFYGGDGIVVKGVENTIKNVGRLGSIGMRETDQEIIKMMLEN; this is encoded by the coding sequence ATGGATAGAAATGACGATGAATATAAGGCGTACGTCAATATATTACACGAAGAGTTAATGCCTGCAATGGGATGTACCGAACCGATTGCCATTGCATATGCTGCAGCCATGGCCAGAAAGGTTCTGGATAAACTTCCGGATCGTGTTGTTATTGAAGCAAGTGATAATATCATTAAAAATGTGAAAAGTGTGGTGGTCCCTAATACAGGAAATCAGAAAGGGATAAAAGCCGCTGCAATTGCAGGTATAATTGCCGGAGAAGCTGATAAAGTATTAGAAGTTATCTCAAAGGTCAGCGAAAGTGATAAACACCTTATAAACGAATATCTTTCTTCAAAAGATATTACTGTGAATGCTTCAAAAAGTGGAAAAATATTCGACATAGTAGTAAATGTTTATTGCGAAGATTCTTCTGCTTCTGTTCAGATATCACATTTCCATACCAACATTGTTCGTGTAGTCAAAAACGACGAAGTTATTCATCATGACAATATCTGTGATGAAGTGAATATGACTGTTAATACTGATCGTTCAAAGATGACTGTCGAAGGTATTCTTAAGTTTGTTGAATCAGTCAATCTTGACGATGTTAGTGAAGTCTTAGATCGTCAGATCAATATGAATTATGCTATTGCCCAGGAAGGTATTCAAAACAATTGGGGAGCCAATGTTGGTAAAGTACTTTTAAATAGCTGGGGAAATGACATAAAAAACAGAGCAAGAGCATTTGCTGCTGCCGGATCTGATGCAAGAATGAGCGGTTGCGAACTTCCAGTTATGATTGTTTCGGGTAGCGGAAATCAGGGGATGACAGCTTCTGTTCCTGTGATTGAATATGCAAAAGAACTGCAAGTAAGCCAGGATGCATTATATCGTGCTCTTTTGGTTTCGAATTTAGTCACGATTCATCAAAAAACCGGAATAGGAAGGCTTTCTGCCTATTGCGGTGCCGTATCAGCCGGTATAGGTGCAGGTGCCGGAATTGCATGGTTGCAGGGTGGAAGATATAAAGAAGTGGCTCATACGATTGTTAACGGATTGGCAATTGTATCCGGTATTGTGTGCGATGGTGCAAAACCATCATGTGCAGGTAAGATAGCCTCTGCGGTAGAAGCAGGTATTTTGGGTTATGAAATGTATAAAAACGGACAACAGTTTTATGGTGGAGATGGTATTGTTGTGAAAGGTGTAGAAAATACCATTAAAAATGTGGGCAGATTGGGTAGTATAGGAATGCGTGAAACGGATCAGGAGATTATAAAAATGATGCTTGAAAACTAG
- a CDS encoding TonB-dependent receptor, whose protein sequence is MKNVFLVLIAILLSVSAYAQNQINGTVKDENGNVLPGANVTIINNNGESGMVTDANGQFSFDVGNQTRVVLNVSFVGYKYFSKNVTVEEKTTYNVILQEGNIVTDEVIVSAIKAGDKTPIAYTNMSKSEIENRSSAEDIPYMLSLTPSAVSTSETGTGIGYTALRIRGTDPTRINITVNGIPLNDSESQGVYWVNMPDFASSVDEVQIQRGVGTSTNGAAAFGATINFQTSSVNLEPYATVESAAGSFNTLINSVNVGTGLIDDKFSFDVRYSKLNSDGYIDYAFSDHQSLYVGGSMLTNNGLLKMNIIHGDQRTGISWWGVPQEKLFKPVWEDDSWTQDRTYNPAGEYTDEYGNTQYYKGQTDNYKQTHYQLFYSHAASQKLNLNGAVYYTRGEGFYEQYKEDEDFGDYNWTSIVVGNETISQTDLIRQKWMKNDFYGFTASANYTAETLGLSVGGGWNRYDGDHYGEVIWARFAGNTEKGDQWYFNNGTKTDYNVYAKLNWHPVSNLNTFVDLQFRHIDYDLTGIDDDLADLEQTHQYSFFNPKAGLFYDIDNAQQAYFSIGVSNREPTRTNFKDANGDSDATPKAEQLIDFEAGYHYKSPVVSASVNFFYMLYKDQLVPTGEKSSVGYDIMTNLEDSYRRGVEVSFGAKLVKGLTWDGNFSLSSNKIKNFVEYSVLYDADWNYAGEKVTELGTTNIAYSPDVIGSSILSYAPNSAIKFSLISKYVGKQYFDNTSSDDRKLDSYFVNNFRFDYSLYPSFAKELNLQLLVNNIFDLEYENNAYGGNYYQRDASNVDTENTWAYYYPQAGTNFMVKLALKF, encoded by the coding sequence ATGAAAAATGTATTTTTAGTATTGATTGCAATACTATTGTCTGTCAGCGCATATGCGCAAAATCAAATTAATGGCACGGTAAAAGATGAAAATGGCAATGTATTGCCTGGTGCCAATGTAACCATCATCAACAATAATGGTGAATCTGGTATGGTAACTGATGCCAATGGCCAATTTAGTTTCGATGTTGGAAATCAAACCCGTGTTGTTCTCAATGTAAGTTTTGTTGGGTACAAGTATTTTTCAAAAAATGTTACTGTGGAAGAAAAAACAACTTATAACGTTATTCTTCAAGAAGGTAATATTGTTACTGATGAGGTGATTGTATCGGCTATTAAAGCCGGAGATAAAACTCCGATAGCTTATACTAACATGAGTAAGTCGGAAATCGAAAATCGCTCATCAGCGGAAGACATTCCCTACATGCTAAGTCTTACCCCATCAGCTGTTTCAACTTCAGAAACGGGTACAGGTATTGGATACACTGCTTTGCGAATAAGAGGTACGGATCCAACTCGTATCAATATCACAGTAAACGGTATTCCGTTAAACGACTCAGAAAGCCAGGGAGTTTACTGGGTGAACATGCCTGATTTTGCCTCTTCGGTTGATGAGGTGCAGATACAGCGTGGTGTTGGTACCAGCACTAATGGAGCAGCTGCATTTGGAGCAACCATCAATTTTCAGACTTCATCGGTTAATCTTGAACCATATGCTACGGTTGAAAGTGCTGCCGGATCTTTCAATACTTTAATCAATTCAGTAAATGTTGGAACAGGATTGATTGATGATAAGTTCAGTTTTGATGTTCGTTATTCAAAGCTTAACTCTGATGGATATATTGATTATGCTTTTTCTGATCATCAATCGTTATATGTTGGAGGAAGTATGCTTACTAACAATGGGTTGTTGAAAATGAATATTATTCATGGAGACCAGAGAACCGGAATAAGTTGGTGGGGAGTTCCGCAAGAAAAATTATTTAAGCCTGTATGGGAAGATGATAGTTGGACACAAGACAGAACCTACAATCCGGCTGGCGAGTATACTGATGAATATGGTAATACTCAATATTACAAAGGCCAGACTGATAACTACAAGCAAACTCATTATCAATTGTTTTATTCTCATGCTGCAAGTCAGAAACTAAATCTAAATGGAGCCGTGTATTACACTCGTGGAGAAGGATTTTACGAACAATATAAAGAAGATGAGGATTTTGGTGATTACAACTGGACTTCAATTGTAGTTGGTAATGAAACGATTAGTCAGACAGATTTGATCCGTCAGAAATGGATGAAAAATGATTTCTATGGTTTTACAGCTTCTGCCAATTATACTGCTGAAACCTTGGGACTCTCTGTTGGAGGAGGATGGAACCGATATGACGGAGATCATTATGGCGAAGTAATTTGGGCTCGTTTTGCAGGTAACACTGAAAAAGGTGATCAATGGTACTTTAATAACGGAACCAAAACCGACTATAATGTGTATGCCAAATTAAACTGGCATCCAGTTTCAAATCTTAACACTTTCGTCGATCTGCAATTCCGTCATATTGATTATGACTTAACCGGAATAGATGATGATTTAGCCGATTTGGAGCAAACTCACCAATATAGTTTCTTCAACCCTAAAGCCGGATTGTTTTACGATATCGATAATGCTCAACAAGCTTACTTCTCTATTGGGGTATCCAATCGCGAACCAACCCGTACCAACTTTAAAGATGCTAACGGAGACTCAGATGCTACGCCTAAAGCTGAACAATTAATCGACTTTGAGGCAGGCTATCATTATAAGTCACCAGTAGTTTCTGCAAGCGTTAACTTCTTTTACATGCTATACAAAGATCAGCTGGTTCCTACTGGTGAGAAGAGTAGTGTAGGTTACGATATAATGACAAACTTAGAAGATAGCTATAGAAGGGGAGTGGAAGTTAGTTTTGGAGCTAAATTAGTTAAAGGTTTAACCTGGGATGGTAACTTTTCGCTAAGTTCTAATAAAATCAAAAACTTTGTTGAATATTCAGTTCTTTACGATGCTGATTGGAATTATGCCGGTGAAAAAGTTACTGAATTAGGTACAACAAACATTGCCTATTCACCTGATGTTATCGGAAGTAGTATTCTTAGTTATGCACCCAATTCGGCTATTAAGTTTAGTTTGATATCGAAATATGTAGGAAAGCAATATTTTGATAATACCTCAAGTGATGACAGAAAACTGGATAGTTACTTTGTAAATAATTTCAGGTTTGATTATAGCTTATATCCTTCATTTGCCAAAGAATTGAATCTTCAGCTGTTGGTAAATAATATTTTCGATCTTGAATATGAAAATAATGCCTATGGAGGAAATTATTACCAAAGAGATGCTTCGAATGTAGATACTGAAAATACTTGGGCATATTATTACCCTCAGGCTGGTACTAACTTTATGGTGAAACTTGCTCTGAAATTTTAA